Sequence from the Saccharopolyspora pogona genome:
GTCCGCGGTCTCGACGTGGACCCGGACGCCCTGCGCCGCCGGCTGAAGCTGAACGGCACGCAGGAAGCGACCGCGGTGCTGACCCGGGTCGGCGACTCCGCAATGGCATACCTGTGCCACGCCGAGTGGGGCTGAGTGCCCTGGGTCACTCGATTTCCCCTTCCGGGTGTGCGCGCCGTGGCTGCGGCGAAAACCAGAGGCAGCCGACGCAACGCCTTCTCTATGCTTGGACGGAGTATGGGTACGTCGTCTGTTGAATCTCCGCTCGTCGATCTGCGAGAACGGTTGCCTGAGCTGATGCTGCACGACCAGCGTCGGCTGCGTCGTCGCATCGAGGAAGCCCGCAAGATCCGCGATCCGCAGGCACTGCAGGCCGTGACGGCCGAGATCGCCGGCGACGTCGAGGCCGCGGAGCGGCGGCTCGAGCAGCGCCGGGGCAACGTGCCCAAGATCAGCTACCCCGAGGCGCTGCCGGTCAGCCAGCGCCGGGACGACCTGCTCGCGGCGATCCGCGACAACCAGGTCGTCATCGTCGCTGGCGAGACCGGCTCCGGAAAGACGACGCAGCTGCCGAAGATGTGCCTGGAGCTGGGCCGAGGCATCCAGGGCATGATCGGCCACACCCAGCCCCGGCGGCTGGCCGCCCGCACCGTTGCCGAACGCGTCGCCGAGGAACTCGACACCGAGCTCGGCAGCGCCATCGGCTACCAGGTGCGCTTCACCGAGCGGGCCGGCGCCGACACCCTGGTCAAGCTGATGACCGACGGCATCCTGCTGGCCGAGATCCAGCACGACCGGCTGCTGCGGCGCTACGACACGCTGATCATCGACGAGGCGCACGAGCGCAGCCTGAACATCGACTTCATCCTCGGCTACCTCAAGCAGCTGCTGCCGCGCCGCCCCGACCTGAAGGTGATCATCACCTCGGCCACCATCGACCCGGAGCGCTTCTCGCGGCATTTCGACGACGCGCCGGTGATCGAGGTCTCCGGGCGCACCTACCCGGTCGAGTTGCGGTACCGCCCGCTGCTGGACGACTCGGACGAGACCGAGGACGTGGTGCGCGACCAGACGCAGGCCATCTGCGACGCGGTGGATGAGCTCTGCGCCGAGGGGCCGGGCGACATCCTGGTCTTCCTCAGCGGTGAACGGGAGATCCGGGACGCCGCCGACGCCCTGAAGCAGCAGAACCTGCGCAACAGCGAGGTCCTGCCGCTGTACGCGCGGCTGACGGCTGCCGAGCAGCACCGCGTGTTCCAGCCGCACAGCGGTCGGCGGATCGTGTTGTCCACCAACGTGGCCGAGACCTCGCTGACGGTGCCCGGCATCAAGTACGTCATCGACCCCGGCACCGCCCGCATCTCCCGGTACAGCTTCCGGACGAAGGTGCAGCGGCTGCCCATCGAACCGGTCTCGCAGGCGTCCGCGAACCAGCGGAAGGGCCGCTGCGGCCGGGTTTCCGAAGGTATCTGCATCCGGCTGTACTCCGAGGAGGACTTCGAGTCCCGCCCCGAGTTCACCGATCCGGAGATCCTGCGCACCCACCTGGCCTCGGTCATCCTGCAGATGACCTCGCTGGGGCTGGGCGAGATCGAGTCGTTCCCGTTCCTGGAGCCGCCGGACCGCCGCCAGATCACCGACGGCGTCAACCTGCTCCACGAACTGGGCGCGCTGGACCGCTCGAAGACCGAGCTGCACAAGCGGCTGACCCCGGTCGGCCGCAAGCTCGCCCAGCTCCCGATCGACCCGCGGCTGGCCCGGATGGTCCTCGAAGCGGACCGCAACGGCTGCGTGCGCGACGTGCTCGTCATCGCCGCCGCGCTGTCCATTCAGGACCCCCGCGAACGACCGGCGGAAAAGCAGCAGGCCGCCGACCAGAAGCACGCGCGGTTCGTCGACAAGGACGCCGAGTCCGACTTCCTCGCCTACCTCAGCATGTGGCGGTACCTGCGCACCCAGCAGAAGGAACTGTCGTCCAACCAGTTCCGGAAGCTGTGCCGGACCGACTTCCTCAACTACCTGCGGGTCCGCGAGTGGCAGGACCTCTACGGCCAGCTGCGGCAGATGGTCAAGTCGATGGGCATGACCCTCGGCGACCAGCACGCCGACGCGGCGCGGATCCACCAGTCGGTGCTGGCCGGTCTGCTGTCGCACATCGGTCTCAAGGACGTGGAGAAGAAGACCGAGAAGAAGTCGGGGCCGCCCGGGCGCGGTTCGAACGAGTACCAGGGCGCGCGCAACGCCCGGTTCGCCGTGTTCCCCGGGTCGTCGCTGTTCAAGAAGCCGCCGCGCTGGGTGATGGCCGCGGAACTGGTGGAGACCTCCCGCCTCTGGGCGCGCATCGCCGCTCGCATCGAACCGGACTGGGTGGAACAACTCGCGCAGCACCTGGTCAAGCGCAGTTACAGCGAGCCGCACTGGGAGAAGGACCGCGCCGCGGTGATCGCCGCCGAACGGGTCACCCTCTACGGCGTGCCGCTCGTGGTCGGCCGCAAGGTCAACTACGGGCGCATCGACCCGGAGCTGAGCCGCGAGCTGTTCATCCGGCACGCGCTGGTGGAGGGCGACTGGGACACCCGGCACGCGTTCTTCCGCGAGAACCGGGCGATGCTCGACGAGGTCGAGGACCTCGAAGAGCGCGCCAGGCGGCGCGACATCCTGGTGGACGACGAGACGCTGTTCGAGTTCTACGACCAGCGAATCGGCGCGGACGTGGTTTCCGGCAGGCACTTCGACGCGTGGTGGACGAAGACCGCCAAGGAACGGCCGGACCTGCTCAACTTCGAGAAATCGATGTTGATCAACCGGGAATCGGCGGCGGTCAGCGACCAGGACTACCCGGACTTCTGGTTGCAGGGCGGTCACCGGCTGCCGCTGTCCTACCAGTTCGAACCCGGCGCCGACGCCGACGGGGTGACCGTGCACATCCCGCTGGCCGTGCTCAACCAGATCGAACCGGACGGCTTCGACTGGCAGATCCCGGGCCTGCGCGAGGAACTCGTGACGGCACTGCTGAAGTCGCTGCCGAAGACCGTGCGCCGGAACTTCGTCCCGGCCCCGGACTTCGCCAAGGCGGCGCTGTCCCGCATGACCTCGCCGGACGGCGCGCTGCTGGACGGCCTGCAGCGGCAGCTCCAGAGCATGACCGGGGTGGTGGTGCCGCGCTCCGAGTGGGACCTCCACCGGGTGCCCGACCACCTGACGATGACCTTCCGGGTCGTGGACGGCAAGGGGTGCAGGCTCGCCGAGTCCAAGGACCTGGAGTCGCTCAAGCAGCGGCTGAAACCCAAGCTGCGCGCGGAGATCTCCGCCGCTGCGGACGACGTCGAGCAGAGCGGGTTGCGCTCCTGGGACTTCGGCCGGTTGCCGCGCACCTTCGAGCAGCAGCGGTCGGGGCACGCCGTGAAGGCGTACCCGGCGTTGGTCGACGAACGGGACAGCGTCGCGGTGCGGATGTTCGACACCGAAGAGGAGCAGCAGCACGCGCTGTGGGACGGCACCCGCCGGCTGTTGCTGCTGATCCTCCCGTCGCCGGTGAAGTCCATCCAGCGGGGGATGAGCAGCACCACCCGGCTGGTGCTGGGCAGCAGCCGGTACGGCGACCTCGCCGCCGTGCTCGACGACTGCGTGAGCTGCGCCGTCGACAAGCTGATGACGGACAACGGCGGGCCGGTGTGGGACGAGGCGGCGTTCGACTCCCTCCAGAACAAGGTGCGGGCATGGCTGGGTGAGGTCACCGTCGAAGCGGTGTCCAAAGTGGAGCAGGTCTTGGTGGCGGCGCAGCGGGTGGAGGCGTTGTTGGCCGACCAGCCTGCAGGGCTGCACGCCGACGCGATCTCCGACATCCGCGTCCAGCTGGACGGGCTGCTGCATCCCGGCTTCGTGACCAGAACGGGTTTCGCGCGGCTGTCCGATCTGGCGCGCTACCTGCGGGCGATCGAGCAGCGGCTGGACAAGCTCCAATACCACCCGCAGCGCGACCGGGACTGGATGTTCCAAGTGGACGAGGTCCAGCAGCGCTATCGGGATCTGTTGGCCGGGGTGCCGCAGGGGCGTTCCCCGAGCGAGGCGTTGCGGAGCATCGGATGGCTCATCGAGGAGCTGCGGGTGAGCCTGTTCGCGCAGACGCTCGGCACGTCGCAGCCGGTGTCGGTGAAGCGCATCCACCGCGCGATGGACAAGTTGGAGCGCTGATCCGGCGCTCGTCGACACGGTAGACGAGCCGGACAACCACTTGAGCACGGTCGAGACATGCATGACTGATCCCCTCCGGGTTCGGGTTGGTATGTCGGGCGAACACGGCGGATGGCCGTGTTCGGTGCTTCCGAAGCGCTATTTGCTCCGAGCCGCGTGCTTGGAGAACTGGCGCGCTTCGAACCGCCCAACATCGAGTATTCGCGCTCGAACAACAGTTCGCATCACTCGACGGTGTGGAACCCGCTGGGAAAGCGCGGGAATCGGCGCCTCAAGCGGGTCATCGACCCGAAAACCCGTTGGGGATGGGGAGACTCACCGTCGTCCGGCGAACGCAGCGCAGTGCGGCTTTGCCGCTTAAGTGGCGGGAGAGATCGTCACGCCCAGGGCGCCGGGCCCGACGTGTGCGCCAAGGACCGCGCTCGTTTCCTCAAGGGTGATGCGGCGGACCTGGGGAAGTTGGGAGCGCAGGTCGTCGAGCACGCGCTGGGCGCGATCGGCGAACTGGAAGTGCTCGACACCGATGTCGACCGGACCGCTGCCGGATCGCTGGACCGCGTTCGCGACCGCCTTCTTGAGCGCCCGGTCCGGTCCGAAGGCCTTCGCCAGCTGGTCGATGATGCCTTCCTTGAGGACCAGCACCGGCTTGATCGACAGAGCCTGGCCGAGCCAGGCCTGGGCGCGCCCGATCCGGCCGCCGCGGTGCAAGTACTCCAGGGTGTCTACGTAGAGCAGCTGCGTGGTGGTGCGCAGACGCCGGTCCAGCACGCTCATCACGCCCTGCGGGGTCGCGCCGGCGACGGCGGCCTCGGCCGCGGCCATCACCGGGAAGCCCAGGCCAAGGCCGACCAGGCGGGAGTCGACCACGTAGACGGGGATGCCGATCTCGGTGGCCGCGGCGCGGGCGGACTCGCAGGTGCGGGACAGGCCCTCCGAGATGTGGATGGAGATGATCGCCTCGGCGCCGGAGGCGGCGGCGTCCGTGTAGTTCCAGTAGAAGGCCGGTGGTGGCGGTTCGCCGGTCTCCACCGGGATGCCGTCGCGCATCGCCTGGGCCAGCGTCGGGTGCGGCACCCGGCGCTCGTCGTTCCGCTCGTCGCCGACCTTGAGCTCCAGTTGGACGACGGAGATGCCCAGCTGCTCGGCGACGTCGTGCGGGATGGAAGCCGTCGAGTCGGTCACGATGGCGACGCGTTGCCTCATGCGGGCCAGGCTACTAATTGGTAGGAACTCGGTACATCTGCCCCGGCAGAAAATGTCGTCACGGCGACCGGGCGAATTCGACGCCTGTGGGGGTGAGTACCGTCACGTGCGGGGCCTGGTTGCACCGGTGCTACCGGCTAGTAACATTCTGGGTGGTTGGCGTCACTGTGCTTTTCGCACAATGACGTGGCAAGGTCAACCTACCCGGACTGCGCAGCGCCGGGTCCGCAAGCAAAGCCGCTGGAGGACCAGCGAGCGTCGTCTGTCCGCAGGAGGTCGAAGAGGGCCCATGAACATCGTCGTCCTGGTCAAGCAGGTGCCCGACACGTATTCCGAGCGGAAGCTGTCTGCTGCGGATCACACCCTGGACCGCGAGTCGGCCGATGCGGTGTTGGATGAGATCAACGAGCGCGCGGTGGAGGAAGCGCTGTTGATCAAGGAGGCCCAGGGCGGCGAGGTGACCGTCGTGTGCATGGGTCCGGAGCGTGCCACGGATGCGATCCGCAAGGCGCTGTCGATGGGTGCCGACAAGGCGGTGCACCTCTCGGACGAGGCGCTGCACGGCACGGATGCGCCGTCGACCGCTCGCGCGCTGGCGAAGGTCATCGGGACCCTCGAGGGTGTTGATCTGGTGATCGCCGGTAACGAGGCCACGGATGGCCGCACCGGAGCGGTGCCGGCGATGGTGGCCGAGGTGCTGGGCTGGCCGCAGCTGACCTTCGCCCGCAAGGTCGGGACCGACGGCTCGAGTGTGAAGATCGAGCGGGAGACCGACGCGGGGATCCTGAACGTCGAGGCGGCGTTGCCGGCGGTGGTGTCGGTGACGGAGAAGATCAACGAGCCGCGGTACCCGTCGTTCAAGGGCATCATGGCCGCGAAGAAGAAGCCGGTCAGCGTGTTGTCGCTGGCGGATGCCGGGATCGACGCGGGCGAGGTGGGGCTGGCAGGCGCCGGTTCGCAGGTGGTGGAGTCGGCGCCGAAGCCGCCGAAGTCCGGTGGTGTGAAGGTCACCGACGAGGGCGAGGGTGGCGTGGCGGTCGCCGAGTTCCTGGCCGGCGAGAAGCTGCTCTGAGAGTCGTTCACGGTTTTTCGAGGAGGCATTGATTCATGGCTGAGGTTCTGGTCCTCGTCGATCATGTGGACGGCGAGGTCAAGAAGGTCACGTACGAGCTGCTGACGGCGGCGCGTCGGTTGGGTGAGCCGTCCGCGGTCGTGGTGGGCGAGCCTGGTACCACCGGCACGCTCGCCGAGAGCCTCGCGGCTTATGGTGCGGCGAAGGTGTATGCGGCGGAGTCCGCGGGGGCGTCGGAGTTCCTGGTGACCCCGCAGGTGCGTGTGCTGGCCAACCTGGTTGGCAGCGCCGGCCCGGCGGCGGTGCTGGTATCGGCGTCGATCGACGGCAAGGAGATCGCCGGTCGGCTGGCGATCCGCATCGGTTCGGGTCTGCTGTCGGAGGTCGTGGACCTCGACGCCGACGGTGTGGGGGCGCACTCGCTGTTCGGTGGCGCCTACGACGCCAAGGCGAAGGTCACCAAGGGCACGCCGGTCGTCACGGTGCTGCCGGGTGCGATCGAGCCCGAGCAGGCCGCGGGCGCGGCTGCGGTCGAGTCGGTGGAGGTTCCGGCCGCTACGGGTGCGAAGATCACCGGTCGGCAGCCCGCCGAGGCCGGGGACCGCCCGGAGCTCACCGAGGCCTCGATCGTGGTCTCCGGTGGCCGTGGTGTCGGTTCGGCGGAGTCGTTCGAGGTCGTGGAGAAGCTGGCCGACAGCCTGGGTGCCGCGGTGGGTGCCTCGCGTGCGGCGGTGGATTCCGGCTACTACCCGCACCAGTTCCAGGTCGGGCAGACCGGTAAGACCGTGTCCCCGCAGCTGTACATCGCGCTGGGCATCTCCGGTGCGATCCAGCACCGGGCCGGTATGCAGACCTCCAAGACGATCGTCGCGGTGAACAAGGACCCCGAGGCCCCGATCTTCGAGATCGCCGACTTCGGCGTCGTGGGTGACCTGTTCAAGGTCGCCCCGCAGCTCGCCGAGGAGATCACCAAGCGCAAGGGCTGAGCCCCGAGCTGATCTGACGCGGAAGGCGGGCCGCACCCGGGTGCGGCCCGCCTTCCGCGTGTCAACCCGCGCGAGCTTCGTCCCGGCCCTGGCAGGCGAGCCGGTCGGCGCGCTCGTTCTCCGGGTGGCCGTTGTGCCCCTTCACCCATTCCCACTGCACGTCGCCGTGGCGCGCGCATTCCGAGTCCAGGCGCTGCCACAGGTCGGCGTTCTTGACCGGCTGCTTCGCGGACGTCAGCCAGCCGTTGCGCTTCCAACCGTGCATCCACTGCGTGATGCCCTTGAGCACGTACGTGCTGTCCGTGTAGATGCGGACAGTCGGCATCGGCCGCGTCAGCGCGGCCAAGCCCTCGATGACCGCCATGAGCTCCATCTTGTTGTTCGTCGTCGCGGCGTCCTTGCCGTAGAGCTCGCGCTCGTGGTCGCCGTAGCGCAGCACGACGCCCCAGCCGCCGGGGCCAGGGTTCCCGCTGCATGCGCCGTCGGTGTAGAGGTCGACGCGGTCGGTCGTTCGCTGCATACCCCGGAATCTAACCGGCGGCGGATCGGGGAGACGCCGCGGCGGTGACAGGAAGGTTCCCTTGCTCGCGGGGAGTTGAAAATCGGGTGCGGGTGTCGGTGAGGGGTGGCATGCTCGGCCGACGTGCGAATCCTCTTCACCGCTGCGCCCGGTTATGGGCTTATGTTGCCGATCGTCCCGTTGATCTGGGCGGCTCGGGCTGCCGGGCACGAAGTTCTGGTCGCGACCACCGCCGTGATGACCGATGTCGGCGCACGCGCCGGGTTGCCCGTCGTCGACGTGTTCCCGGATCACGACGTGTGGGACGTGCTGCTGCGCGGGATCAATGCGAGGGAGAAGTCGCCGGAGCTCGAGCGGCTCGGCGTGGCCAAGGGGATGTCCGAGGCGTACGAGAAGGCCACGCAGGCGGGCAGCCCGTTCGGGTTGTTCACGCTGACGATGACCGAAGGCACCATCGACGCCGGGCGGGCGTTCGGCGCGGATCTCGTCGTCCACACCACCGACCACGCGGCCGGGCGGCTGGCCGCGGTGGCGCTCGGGGTGCCGGTGCTGGAGGTGGGCAACCGCGTCTCCTGGTCGTCGCGGGACGGGGATTTCCGAGACGGGCGCAATTTCTACGAGAACGACGAGATCACCCTCGCGCTGCGCGACAAGCTGGGCATTCCCGATGGTTGGCCGCGGGTGATCGCGCGGATCGATCCGCGGGCGCCCAGCATGGGCGGGCTGGTCGGCGACGAGCCGGACAAGGAGGACGGCGTCCCCTGGTGGTCGATGCGGTTCGTGCCGTTCAACGGTGGCGCGGTGGTTCCGGAGTGGGCTCTGCGGCGGCCGGAGCGGCCGCTGGTCGGCGTCACGCTCGGGACCGTGGTGCCGATCATGTCCGGGATCAGCAGCCTGTCCGTGGTGATCGAGGCGCTCGGTGCGCTGGACGTGGAGGTGGTCCTGGCGACCGGCCAGACCGATCTCGCCGAGCTCGGGACGCTCCCGGCCAACGTGCGCTCCGTCGGCTTCCTCCCGCTGTCGACGTTCCTGCCGACCGCTTCGCTGATGGTGCACCACGGTGGTTCCGGCACCACCGCCGCGCCGCTGCACTACGGGGTTCCTCAGCTGGTCCTGCCCGCTTTCGCGGACAATCCGATGTCGGCGCAGCGGGTCGTGGACCGGGGTGTCGGGCTGTCCCACGATCCGGCCACTGCGGACGTCGCCACGGTGCGGTCGATGGCCGAGCGGCTGCTCACCGAGCCCGAGTTCCGCGCGGCGGCGCGCGAGGTGAGCGAGGAGATGGCCACCCAGCCCAGCCCGTCGTCGATCATCGAGCGCGCGACCGCGCTCGTCGGCCAGTAGGTTCCGCACCTGGCCTCCCAAGCGGCTGGGACGACATCGACCCCGGTCGCGCGACAAGAGCCCGCGGCCGGGGGTGCTGTGCTGTTCGGGTGGGGTTCCAGGCGACCGTTCGGGGCAATGATCTGGTGCCGCACCTGGGATTCACCGAAAGTTCCTGCTCCGTGTCATCGGCTGGTGTGTTGGGCGTTCGCCGCGCGGCGATACACCTGCGGCATGTCCGAGACGCAGCTGCTGGCCAGTGCCGCACCGAGTGCGGCGGCCGACGCCCACTACTCGCTGCTGGTCGCCAGAGACTCCGACGAAGTGCACGCCGCGCAACGCCTGCGCTACCAGGTGTTCGCCGAGGAGATGGGGGCCACGGTCACCGGTCGCGAATTCGGCGTCGACCGGGATTCCTTCGACGACTACTGTGACCATCTGATCGTCCGCGACGACCGCTCCGGCGCGGTGGTCGGGACCTACCGGATGCTGCCGCCGGATCGGGCGAAGGCAGCCGGAATGCTCTATTCGGAAACCGAGTTCGACCTTTCGGCGCTCGACCCGCTGCGCCCATCGCTGGTGGAGACCGGGCGGTCGTGCGTGCACCCGGACCACCGCAACGGCGCCGTCGTCAGTCTGGTGTGGACCGGGATCGCGCGGTACATGCTGCTGCACGGTCACACCATGCTCGCGGGTTGTGCTTCGGTGCCGCTGGACGACGGAGGCGGTCAGGCAGCGCACGTGTGGAACACGGTGTCGGGGAAGCACTACGCGCCGGAGGAACACCGCGTGCGCCCGTACCGGCCTTGGGAGTCGTTCGAGGTCACCGGACGTGCGCCGATGCCGCCGCTGCTCAAGGGGTACCTGCGGCTTGGTGCTCAGGTGTGCGGGCCTCCGGCGCACGATCCGGACTTCGGCGTGGCCGACTACTTTGTGCTCCTGGACCTCAAGCGCGCCGATCAGCGGTACCTGCGCTTCTTCCTGGGCGACGCGGCATGAACCAGTGGACGCCCGCGTCGCCGTGCGGGCCGGATTGCCTTCCGCCGCGCGACAAGCAGGCGGAGGTGGGGCTGCCCCGGGTGGTGCTGCGGCTGGGCGGCACCGTCGGGTTGTTGCTGGTCGGGTGCGTCCTCACGCTGGCGCTGCCGGTGCTGCCGGCGGCTTGGCGGGATCGGGCGTTGCGGACGTGGTTCCGGATGCTGTTGTGCGTTCTGGGAGTCGGCCTCGCGTTCGAGGAGCGGATTCCGCCGGGCGGCGCGCTGGTGGTCAGCAACCACGTTTCGTGGCTGGACGTCGTAACGCTCCAGGCGCTTCACCCGATGCGGATGCTGGCCAAGGTCGAGGTCCGGTCCTGGCCGCTGCTGGGGTCGCTCGCCGGGCGGGCCGGCACCATTTACATCGATCGCGACCGGCTGTCGGCGCTGCCCGACGCGGTGCGGACGATCGCCGACGAGTTGCGCGCGGGGGCCGTGATCGGTGCCTTCCCGGAGGGAACGACCTGGTGCGGGCGGGCTTCCGGGCGGTTCCGGCCGGCCGTCTTCCAGGCCGCGGTGGATGCGGGTGTGCGGATGCAGCCGGTTGCGCTGGTCTTCCGGACCGAGGCCGGCGAGCCGACCACTGCGGCGGCGTTCCTGGGCGATGCCACGCTGGTCGATTCGGTCCTCGCGGTGGCGCGGATGCGGGGCCTGGTCGTGGAATTGGTGGTGTTGCCCGAGTTGGTCGGCACCGACCGCCGGGAGTTGGCCGAGCAGGCCCAGTCCGCGATCGTTGCGGCCACCGGTGCTTCGCCGGGCCACCAGGCTTCGCCGGAGCACCGCAGCGCACACGACCTCGCCGCATAACACCCGTGAGTGCTTTCGGGTGCTGTAGAGGCTGTTTTGGAGGTGACCGTCGCGGTTCGGTAGGGCGCGGCGGCGTCTGAGTGCCGCTCTTCGAGCTCCGGTGCGGCCGTTGCCGCAGGTCAGATGTCGTGGGTGTGAAGACCGGCCCTTACCGGTTTTCACACTCACGACTGCTGGTGGTCGCTGTGAGAAGACCCAGGGCGCTTTGTGGAATCCCCAACGTCGCAGCTTCACCGCCGGGCTGGTTCTGGTCATCACCCTCGTCACATTCGAGGCCATGGGCTGGGCACCGCGCTGCCCACGATCGTCGCCGAACTCGGCGCGCAGCACTGGTATTCCTGGTCGTTCACCGTCTTCCTGGCGGCCAGCGCGATCGGCACGGTGCTCGGCGGTAGGCAAGCGGATCGGCGCGGGCCCGCGCTTCCGCTGCTGCTCGCGCTGCCGACGTTCGCTGTCGGGCTGATCGTCGCCGCCGCTGCGCACAGCATCCTGGTGCTGCTCGTCGCCCGTGTGCTGCAGGGCTGCGGTGGCGGGGTGGCGGGGTGCTCATCGTCGCGCTCCACGTGATGATCGGTCGGGTCTTCCCGGAGGAGCACCGGCCTGCGGCGTTCGCCGCG
This genomic interval carries:
- a CDS encoding lysophospholipid acyltransferase family protein, coding for MNQWTPASPCGPDCLPPRDKQAEVGLPRVVLRLGGTVGLLLVGCVLTLALPVLPAAWRDRALRTWFRMLLCVLGVGLAFEERIPPGGALVVSNHVSWLDVVTLQALHPMRMLAKVEVRSWPLLGSLAGRAGTIYIDRDRLSALPDAVRTIADELRAGAVIGAFPEGTTWCGRASGRFRPAVFQAAVDAGVRMQPVALVFRTEAGEPTTAAAFLGDATLVDSVLAVARMRGLVVELVVLPELVGTDRRELAEQAQSAIVAATGASPGHQASPEHRSAHDLAA
- the rnhA gene encoding ribonuclease HI, with the protein product MQRTTDRVDLYTDGACSGNPGPGGWGVVLRYGDHERELYGKDAATTNNKMELMAVIEGLAALTRPMPTVRIYTDSTYVLKGITQWMHGWKRNGWLTSAKQPVKNADLWQRLDSECARHGDVQWEWVKGHNGHPENERADRLACQGRDEARAG
- a CDS encoding glycosyltransferase; its protein translation is MLPIVPLIWAARAAGHEVLVATTAVMTDVGARAGLPVVDVFPDHDVWDVLLRGINAREKSPELERLGVAKGMSEAYEKATQAGSPFGLFTLTMTEGTIDAGRAFGADLVVHTTDHAAGRLAAVALGVPVLEVGNRVSWSSRDGDFRDGRNFYENDEITLALRDKLGIPDGWPRVIARIDPRAPSMGGLVGDEPDKEDGVPWWSMRFVPFNGGAVVPEWALRRPERPLVGVTLGTVVPIMSGISSLSVVIEALGALDVEVVLATGQTDLAELGTLPANVRSVGFLPLSTFLPTASLMVHHGGSGTTAAPLHYGVPQLVLPAFADNPMSAQRVVDRGVGLSHDPATADVATVRSMAERLLTEPEFRAAAREVSEEMATQPSPSSIIERATALVGQ
- a CDS encoding electron transfer flavoprotein subunit beta/FixA family protein: MNIVVLVKQVPDTYSERKLSAADHTLDRESADAVLDEINERAVEEALLIKEAQGGEVTVVCMGPERATDAIRKALSMGADKAVHLSDEALHGTDAPSTARALAKVIGTLEGVDLVIAGNEATDGRTGAVPAMVAEVLGWPQLTFARKVGTDGSSVKIERETDAGILNVEAALPAVVSVTEKINEPRYPSFKGIMAAKKKPVSVLSLADAGIDAGEVGLAGAGSQVVESAPKPPKSGGVKVTDEGEGGVAVAEFLAGEKLL
- a CDS encoding electron transfer flavoprotein subunit alpha/FixB family protein, coding for MAEVLVLVDHVDGEVKKVTYELLTAARRLGEPSAVVVGEPGTTGTLAESLAAYGAAKVYAAESAGASEFLVTPQVRVLANLVGSAGPAAVLVSASIDGKEIAGRLAIRIGSGLLSEVVDLDADGVGAHSLFGGAYDAKAKVTKGTPVVTVLPGAIEPEQAAGAAAVESVEVPAATGAKITGRQPAEAGDRPELTEASIVVSGGRGVGSAESFEVVEKLADSLGAAVGASRAAVDSGYYPHQFQVGQTGKTVSPQLYIALGISGAIQHRAGMQTSKTIVAVNKDPEAPIFEIADFGVVGDLFKVAPQLAEEITKRKG
- the hrpA gene encoding ATP-dependent RNA helicase HrpA — translated: MLHDQRRLRRRIEEARKIRDPQALQAVTAEIAGDVEAAERRLEQRRGNVPKISYPEALPVSQRRDDLLAAIRDNQVVIVAGETGSGKTTQLPKMCLELGRGIQGMIGHTQPRRLAARTVAERVAEELDTELGSAIGYQVRFTERAGADTLVKLMTDGILLAEIQHDRLLRRYDTLIIDEAHERSLNIDFILGYLKQLLPRRPDLKVIITSATIDPERFSRHFDDAPVIEVSGRTYPVELRYRPLLDDSDETEDVVRDQTQAICDAVDELCAEGPGDILVFLSGEREIRDAADALKQQNLRNSEVLPLYARLTAAEQHRVFQPHSGRRIVLSTNVAETSLTVPGIKYVIDPGTARISRYSFRTKVQRLPIEPVSQASANQRKGRCGRVSEGICIRLYSEEDFESRPEFTDPEILRTHLASVILQMTSLGLGEIESFPFLEPPDRRQITDGVNLLHELGALDRSKTELHKRLTPVGRKLAQLPIDPRLARMVLEADRNGCVRDVLVIAAALSIQDPRERPAEKQQAADQKHARFVDKDAESDFLAYLSMWRYLRTQQKELSSNQFRKLCRTDFLNYLRVREWQDLYGQLRQMVKSMGMTLGDQHADAARIHQSVLAGLLSHIGLKDVEKKTEKKSGPPGRGSNEYQGARNARFAVFPGSSLFKKPPRWVMAAELVETSRLWARIAARIEPDWVEQLAQHLVKRSYSEPHWEKDRAAVIAAERVTLYGVPLVVGRKVNYGRIDPELSRELFIRHALVEGDWDTRHAFFRENRAMLDEVEDLEERARRRDILVDDETLFEFYDQRIGADVVSGRHFDAWWTKTAKERPDLLNFEKSMLINRESAAVSDQDYPDFWLQGGHRLPLSYQFEPGADADGVTVHIPLAVLNQIEPDGFDWQIPGLREELVTALLKSLPKTVRRNFVPAPDFAKAALSRMTSPDGALLDGLQRQLQSMTGVVVPRSEWDLHRVPDHLTMTFRVVDGKGCRLAESKDLESLKQRLKPKLRAEISAAADDVEQSGLRSWDFGRLPRTFEQQRSGHAVKAYPALVDERDSVAVRMFDTEEEQQHALWDGTRRLLLLILPSPVKSIQRGMSSTTRLVLGSSRYGDLAAVLDDCVSCAVDKLMTDNGGPVWDEAAFDSLQNKVRAWLGEVTVEAVSKVEQVLVAAQRVEALLADQPAGLHADAISDIRVQLDGLLHPGFVTRTGFARLSDLARYLRAIEQRLDKLQYHPQRDRDWMFQVDEVQQRYRDLLAGVPQGRSPSEALRSIGWLIEELRVSLFAQTLGTSQPVSVKRIHRAMDKLER
- a CDS encoding MFS transporter, which produces MESPTSQLHRRAGSGHHPRHIRGHGLGTALPTIVAELGAQHWYSWSFTVFLAASAIGTVLGGRQADRRGPALPLLLALPTFAVGLIVAAAAHSILVLLVARVLQGCGGGVAGCSSSRST
- a CDS encoding DegV family protein, giving the protein MRQRVAIVTDSTASIPHDVAEQLGISVVQLELKVGDERNDERRVPHPTLAQAMRDGIPVETGEPPPPAFYWNYTDAAASGAEAIISIHISEGLSRTCESARAAATEIGIPVYVVDSRLVGLGLGFPVMAAAEAAVAGATPQGVMSVLDRRLRTTTQLLYVDTLEYLHRGGRIGRAQAWLGQALSIKPVLVLKEGIIDQLAKAFGPDRALKKAVANAVQRSGSGPVDIGVEHFQFADRAQRVLDDLRSQLPQVRRITLEETSAVLGAHVGPGALGVTISPAT
- a CDS encoding GNAT family N-acetyltransferase translates to MSETQLLASAAPSAAADAHYSLLVARDSDEVHAAQRLRYQVFAEEMGATVTGREFGVDRDSFDDYCDHLIVRDDRSGAVVGTYRMLPPDRAKAAGMLYSETEFDLSALDPLRPSLVETGRSCVHPDHRNGAVVSLVWTGIARYMLLHGHTMLAGCASVPLDDGGGQAAHVWNTVSGKHYAPEEHRVRPYRPWESFEVTGRAPMPPLLKGYLRLGAQVCGPPAHDPDFGVADYFVLLDLKRADQRYLRFFLGDAA